One stretch of Bombus pascuorum chromosome 14, iyBomPasc1.1, whole genome shotgun sequence DNA includes these proteins:
- the LOC132914021 gene encoding oxysterol-binding protein 1 isoform X5: MGDSKAQHGTQEMKGWLFKWTNYLKGYQRRWFVLSNGLLSYYRAEPTGGPKISTRRKRKAGRASENPTEMSHTCRGTISLHGALIHTVDACTFVVSNGGTQTFHIKAATEVERQQWVTALELAKAKAIQAMESEEEEEEFQDNDSQKPEQVTVKDLSQRLENLQACNDLLIKKGTMLQRVLNELETLEPPSPELAAKVKTVSERATLFRIAAGAMVNASHDYLQLAQQQEPKWKKMLQHERDQKVRIEKMVEQLARQHSHLEEAAQHALPSAAPAGGHRASHTTVTTSPSEDEEDNVEFYDAQESDTFTLSIPGVQANNSRDRTDSQGSDDGSSSEGDQTPLPLSDTATTNSFRIVTDSTVVTPTTAANTDNLDNTNWESNNGSSGSTGVTGFKQKRRTRVPEKPNYPLNLWSIMKNCIGKDLSKIPMPVNFSEPLSMLQRLTEDYEYADILDRAAECTDGYEQMAYVAAFTISSYSTTASRTGKPFNPLLGETYECDRIDDLGWRAISEQVSHHPPMLAQHCEGRKWRCWQEFTMASKFRGKYLQVIPLGTAHLEMEGGTHHYTWRKVTTTVHNIIVGKLWVDQSGDTDIVNHKQGIKCHLKYTPYSYFSRDSQRKVKGVVMNSSNEVKWVVQGTWDSKIEIAPVISTSGTPDNPVYKTGPYILAWKRRMPSEDSEKYYNFTELACQLNEPEEGIAPTDSRFRPDQRLMENGEWDKANAEKLRLEEKQRAVRRAREHEAEKAAVQGLPYETYEPLWFKKEQDPYTDSLCYVYGGEYWECKSKGDWSRCPNIF, translated from the exons ATGGGTGATTCGAAGGCGCAACATGGTACACAGGAGATGAAAGGCTGGCTCTTTAAATGgactaattatttaaaaggttATCAACGAAGATGGTTCGTCCTGTCAAATGGCCTACTGTCGTATTACAG GGCTGAACCAACAGGGGGGCCAAAGATATCAACACGACGCAAGCGGAAGGCTGGCAGAGCCTCCGA AAATCCCACGGAGATGTCGCACACGTGCCGCGGCACGATATCCTTGCATGGGGCCTTAATACACACCGTCGACGCTTGCACGTTCGTTGTGAGCAACGGTGGCACGCAAACCTTCCATATCAAGGCGGCGACAGAGGTAGAACGTCAGCAATGGGTCACGGCCCTCGAGTTGGCGAAGGCCAAGGCCATCCAGGCGATGGAATCTG aagaagaggaggaagaattTCAGGATAATGATAGTCAAAAACCAGAACAAGTTACTGTGAAGGACTTATCGCAGCGCTTAGAAAACTTGCAGGCCTGTAATGATTTACTGATAAAGAAAGGGACTATGCTTCAGCGAGTTTTAAACGAGCTCGAAACGTTGGAGCCTCCGTCGCCTGAACTAGCTGCGAAAGTCAAGACAGTCAGTGAACGAGCCACGCTCTTTCGCATCGCGGCCGGTGCTATGGTTAAT GCAAGTCACGACTATTTGCAACTAGCGCAGCAGCAGGAAccaaaatggaaaaagatgCTGCAGCACGAGCGTGACCAGAAAGTGCGAATAGAAAAAATGGTCGAGCAATTGGCCAGGCAACATTCTCACTTAGAAGAGGCTGCGCAACATGCCTTACCCTCGGCAGCTCCAGCAGGGGGACACAGAGCTtcgc ATACAACAGTCACAACTTCCCCAtcagaagacgaagaagataaCGTTGAGTTTTATGATGCACAAGAATCTGATACTTTTACTTTGAGTATACCCGGTGTCCAAGCAAATAATTCAAGAGATCGAACTGATTCTCAAGGTAGTGACGATGGCTCTAGTTCAGAAGGAGATCAGACACCTTTGCCTTTGTCAGATACAGCTACCACAAATTCCTTTCGCATTGTGACCGATTCTACAGTAGTAACTCCTACCACTGCTGCGAATACTGACAATCTGGAcaat ACAAATTGGGAGTCTAACAATGGCAGCAGTGGCAGCACCGGGGTAACGGGTTTTAAACAAAAACGGAGAACTAGAGTACCTGAGAAACCAAATTATCCATTAAATTTATGGagtattatgaaaaattgcaTTGGCAAAGATTTGTCAAAAATTCCAATGCCTGTCAATTTTTCTGAGCCGCTTAGTATGCTTCAACGGCTTACAGAAGATTATGAATATGCAGATATTCTTGACAG GGCAGCAGAATGTACAGATGGCTATGAACAAATGGCTTATGTTGCTGCATTTACCATATCTAGTTATTCCACAACTGCTTCCAGAACTGGCAAGCCTTTTAATCCTTTATTAGGTGAAACGTATGAGTGCGATCGAATTGATGATTTAGGATGGCGTGCGATTTCAGAACAAGTATCTCATCACCCTCCAATGTTAGCGCAACATTGCGAAGGCCGAAAGTGGCGTTGTTGGCAAGAGTTCACCATGGCATCTAAATTCCGTGGGAAATACCTTCag GTAATACCATTAGGAACTGCTCATCTTGAAATGGAAGGTGGTACACATCACTACACGTGGCGAAAAGTTACTACTACGGTACACAATATTATAGTAGGAAAATTATGGGTTGATCAAAGTGGTGATACAGATATTGTGAATCACAAACAAGGTATCAAGTGCCATTTGAAATACACGCCCTATTCATACTTTTCGAGAGATAGTCAGCGCAAAGTAAAAGGGGTAGTCATGAACTCCAGTAATGAAGTTAAATGGGTAGTACAAGGTACGTGGGATTCGAAGATAGAAATCGCTCCTGTTATCAGTACGTCTGGTACACCAGACAATCCAGTATACAAAACAGGGCCTTACATACTCGCTTGGAAGCGTCGTATGCCATC TGAAGATAGCgaaaagtattataatttcaccGAATTAGCGTGTCAACTTAATGAGCCTGAGGAAGGTATAGCTCCAACAGATTCTCGATTTAGGCCTGATCAAAGATTAATGGAAAATGGTGAATGGGACAAAGCGAATGCGGAAAAACTTCGattagaagaaaaacaaagagcTGTTCGACGTGCAAGGGAACACGAAGCTGAAAAAGCGGCCGTTCAAg gTTTACCATATGAAACTTACGAACCTTTATGGTTTAAGAAAGAGCAGGATCCTTACACGGACAGTCTGTGCTACGTATACGGTGGTGAATACTGGGAATGTAAAAGTAAAGGTGATTGGTCACGATGTCCAAACATATTTTAG